The Gammaproteobacteria bacterium genomic interval ACGTTCCCGGATGGGCGCGCGCGGCTGATCGAAGTCAAAGCGAAACCACCGGCCAATGCGCCCGATGCTGAGTTCCCGTTGATTCTCAACACCGGTAGAGTACGCGATCACTGGCACACCATGACGCGCACGGCCAAATCGCCACGGCTCGCCAGCCACATTTCGGAGCCGTTCGTTGAGATTCATCCCGCCGACGCCGCGCACTATGGCATCGAGGACGCACCACTCGCGACCGTGACGACCAGTTGGGGTTCGCTGATCGCACGTGTCACCGCCAGCGAAGGCCAGCGTCGGGGCACCCTGTTCGTACCCATCCACTGGAACGATCAGTTCGCCAGCCATGCGCGCGTAGGCGCACTGGTCAATCCCGCGGTCTGCCCACTCTCCGGCGAGCCGGAGTTCAAGCACACGCCCGTCAGCATCGTACCGTTCGGCGCCGCCTGGTATGGCTTCGCGCTCGCTGCAAGGCGACTGTCCATGACGCGCGCCGATGGCATTGATTACTGGGTCGCCGTACCGGGTCAGGGTTTCTGGCGCTACGAACTGGCCGGCCGACAGACGCCAGCAGATGCGGCTGCGTGGGCGCGGCGGCTGTTGGACATCGGCGCACGCGAAGTCGACTGGATCGAATACCGCGACGACGCCACTGGCGTCTATCGCGCGGCGCACGTCGATGGCGGCACGCTGGAAGCCTGTCTGTTCATGGCAAAAGCGCCCAGCCTGCCGGCGTGCACTTGGCTTTCCAGCCTGTTCGTGCAGGACGGGCTGGAGGAATGCGATCGCGCCGCCCTGCTTGCGGGGCGCCCCGCCGACCCGGCCGCGGACATCGGGCCGCAAGTGTGTTCGTGCTTCGGTGTGGGTCGCAACACGATTAACGATGCCATCCGCGCGGGGAGTTTGAAAACGCCCGCGGCGGTCGGAGAAGCGCTAAATGCCGGCACCAACTGCGGCTCCTGTGTGCCCGAGATCAAGGCGCTGCTGGCTGAAGCCGCGCGCGCCAATTGAGGAGAATTCCATGAGCGACGACGATTTCAGCGAAGCACAGAAAAAGTATCTGCAGGGCGTGACCGCCGGGCTGCACATCGCGCGCGGCATTCCCGGTCTGTCGGGTGGCAAAAAACTCTCCCCTGACGAGATCCATGTGCAGGCTCGCATCCGCACGCAAGCCGAAGGCGGCGAGCTGTGCGGTCAGGAGCTCGCCAAGGCTGAGAAGAATCCTCTCGATCTCTGGGACGAAATGCAGGCCAGCGCGGTGAAGGGCGTCTACCCGAAAGGTGACGACGTATTCCTGTACAAGTCCAGCGGCCTGTTCTACGTGGCGCCCAATCAGAATTCATACATGTGCCGGCTGCGCATGCCGAACGGGATTTTTACGAGTCACCATGTGCGCGGCACGGCGGATCTGGCGGAGACGTACGGCGGCGGCTACACGCACGTCACCACTCGCGCCAACCTGCAGATTCGCGAGATCGGGGCACGCGATCCGATCAACGTGCTGATGGGTCTGCAGGACTTGGGGATCATCAACCGCGGCGCGGGCGCCGACAATATCCGCAACATCACCGGCAGCCCGCTGGCGGGCATCGATCCGCAGGAGCTGATCGACACGCGGCCGCTTGCACGGCAGATGCACCATTACATCATCAACCATCGCGAGCTCTACGGGCTGCCGCGCAAATTCAACATCGCCTTCGATGGCGGCGGGCGCATCAGTGCGCTGGAAGGCACCAACGACATCGGCTTCGCCGCGGTCCGCCCGAAGGCGGATTCGCCGCTGCCGCAAAAGCCGTATTTCCGCCTGCTACTCGGCGGCATCACGGGGCACGAGGACTTCGCGCGCGATACCGGCGTCATGCTCAAACCCGATGAATGCGTGGCGGTGGCAGCTGCGGTGCTACGCGTGTTTATCGCTAACGGCGATCGCACCGATCGCGAGAAGGCGCGCCTGAAATATCTTATCGATCGCTGGGGCTTCGACAAATTCATGGCCGAGACGCAAAAGCACCTGCCCTTCACCTTGCGCCGCTTTCCACGGCAACGCTGCGAGCCGCGCGCTCAGGTACACAAGCACGGCCACATCGGCACGCACCCGCAGCGCCAGAAAGACAAACACTATATCGGCGTGGTGCTGCCGGTCGGCAAGCTCAGCTGCGAGCAGATGCATGGGCTAGCGCGCCTGAGCGACCAGTACGGCGACGGGCTGATCCGCTGCACGGTGTGGCAGAACGTAGTGCTGGCGGATATTGCCTCGGGCGATGTCGAGTCCGTGCAAAAAGAAATTGTGAAGCTGGGTCTCGATCATTCGGCCAGCAGCGTGCGCGCGGGGCTTGTCGCCTGCACCGGCAGTTTTGGCTGCCGGTTCGCCAACGCGGATACCAAAACGCACGCGATGGCCATCGCCGAGCACCTGGAGGGCAAACTGGAACTCGGGCAGCCCGTCAACATCCACGTGACGGGCTGCGACAACTCCTGCGCGCAGCATTACATCGGTGACATCGGTCTGCTCGGCTGCAGGGTCGATACCGGCGGCGACGAAACAGTGGACGGTTACCACGTGTATCTCGGCGGCGGCTACGAACACGAGGAAGGCATAGCCCGTGAATTGCGGCAGAACGTGCCGGCCGACGAGATACCGGTTTATCTGGAAGCTGTGCTGCGCGCGTATCTGGAACACCGCAAGAGCGCGGATGAGAGCTTTGTGGCCTTTGTGCGCCGGCACGGGATCGCGGAGCTCGAGGAGATGCTGAACAAAACCCAGGCCGAGGCGGCCTGAGGATTATTCTTATGAACGCACAAGTCGATCTGATACCGGAAGGCGCGCCTTTCGAAACCGAGCAGCGCGCCTGGCTCAATGGCCTGATCTCGGCGCTGGCGGGCTGGGAGGGTTCGCTGGGCGGCGCGGCTAGCCAGGAAAAGCCCAAGGAGAGTTTTCCGTGGCACGACCCGAACATGAAAATGGACGAGCGCATGGGCCTGGCCGAGGGCAAGCCGTACGAGCGCCGGCTGATGGCGGCGATGGCGCAGCTCGACTGCGGTCAGTGCGGGTATCTCTGCAAGACGTATGCTGAGGCCATCGCGTTCAATGGCGAAGACCTGAATCGTTGCGTGCCGGGCGCGAAGGAGACCGAGCGCAAGCTGAAAGAACTGACTGCCGAGGAAAACGCAGCGAAATCATCCGCCGAAGGCGGGGCCGACACTAAACCCGCGGCCCCAAAACCCAAGGCCAAAGGCCCGCTTGGCAGCCGCGACAACCCCTATCGAGCGAGCCTGCATTCCAGCACGCCGATGAACAAGGAGGGTTCGACCCGCGATACACGTCACGTGGTAATCGAACTGGGCGACAGCGGCATCGAGTATCGGCCGGGCGACTCCATGGGCATCTATCCGGAGAACGATCCCAAAATCGTCGATGCGATCCTGGAGGAGCTGAAAGTATCCGGCGGCGAGACCGTCGAGGCGCCGAGCGGGGAGAACAATCTGCTGCGCCAGGTGCTACTGAAAGAACTGGACATCACCAAGCCAAGCGACGATTGTCTCGCCTGCCTGGCCGAGGCTGCGAGCGACGCGGACGAGGCCGAAGATTTAGCCATCCTGGCCCGGAGCGGCGCTGAGGAAGGCCAGGGTCTGCTGGAACTGCTGCGCGTTTATCCCAGCGCGCGGCCGGAACTGCACCCGCTGGTGAAAAGCCTGGACAAGCTGCAGCCGCGTCTTTATTCAATATCGTCCTCGCCCAGGGAATACCCGACGCAAATCCACACCACCGTTGCCGTGCTCAAGACCGCAATCTACGGGCGGGGTTACAAGGGTGTGGCGTCGACTTTTCTCGCCAAGCGCCTGAGCCGTGGCGGCGAGGTACCGATTTACTTGCAACCCACCGAAGGGTTCCGGCTCAGCGAAGACACGGACGCGCCGGCCATCATGATCGGCCCCGGCACCGGCATCGCGCCATTTCTGGCCTTTCTGCAGGAACGCGAGGCGCGCGGCGACGCGGGTCGCAACTGGCTGTTCTTCGGCAATCCCAAGAGCTCGACCGATTACATTTATCAGGAGTCAATGGAAGCGTGGCGCAAAAGCGGACTGCTCGCGCGCCTGACCCTGGCGTTTTCCCGCGACCAGGAAGACAAGGTCTACGTGCAGAATCGCATGCTCGAAATGGCCGAGGAGTTCTGGCTGTGGCTGGAAGCGGGTGCCGTGATCTACGTCTGCGGCGACGCCGAACGCATGGCCAAGGACGTGGATAAAGCCCTGCACCGCATCGTCGCGGAACAAGGGGTCTTAGGCGAACAAAAGGCGGCGGCGTACGTCAAGCGACTTTCCGAACAAGGTCGGTATCTGCGCGATGTTTATTGAATGGCCGAGGCGTTCGACATCGGTGTCGGGAGCGACAACCTCTTAAGCCGAAACATCGCGAGCGACAATGTCGACGACGGCTTCGACAGCTCCGGCGAGAGCAATACCTTTACGGCCAATGCGGCACCGACAACGGTGACCGTTTCGTGGCCAGAGGCAACGATGAGGTGAGCCGGAACGTGGCGCTGGGCAACCTGGATAACCGTTTCCGCGTTTCCGGAATCAGCAATACGCTGACCCGCAATAATGCCAACGACAACCTGGACGACGGGATCGAGGTCGAGAACGGCGCCACCGACAACTCGCTCGCGCGCAACGCGGCGTCAAGGAATGGCTCCGCCGACAACGACGGCGGCTTCGACCTGGAGGATGATAATTTCCTCTGCGACACCAACACCTGGAAGAACAACACGGGGATCAGAGATCCCTCTCAGCCCTGCGTCCAGTAGCAACCCCGGATCGCGCCCGGAGCCTGCCCCGTACTTGCGACCTGGCTTCCATCCAGGCTATCCAATCTGACCGTAGCCTGGATGGAGCGCCACGGCATCCGGGGATCAGGTGTACCGCCCGGAACCGTGCGAAGACTGCATTGAGATAAACCGTCTCAGGGATCGCCGGGTGGATCAAATGATCGGGCGCCTGGCCACCGAGTTTGAGGATCTGCATTTCGCGGCTGGTGTAGCGTGCCACGAGCGCTTCCGGCGTCAGGTGATACGAGCGCGAGCGGGAGCCTTGGAGGCATATACTCCCGCTTGCGCCGATGTAACTGAACACATCCAGCACCCCTTGCTTGTTTGTTAACTGGTGACACCCTTGTTGCTGCCTCGCATTGCGCCGCACCACCGGCGGGCACACCTTCACCTCGATGACCCAATAGCAGGCGCCTCCCGCCTGACCACCGCTGCGGTTCTTATCCATTGATACCCATAACTCATTATTTTTCTAAGCGTTAAGCGCTCTTCAAGGGTCTGGCACACGCCTTGCCATCCTCTCATTCAAGAACGTGGCTCAAACACAAACCCGCCGCACGGCGTAATCGCGTCGCGTTCCCTACTCGCTGGATGTGCCCGATATCCGCCTGGACTTGAATGGAGAACCTCACGATGAAACTCACGACGAAAATCATTCCCATCGATCTGCGCCGTCGGCGGGCGCTGGATAAAGCTCACGCGCAGGAGGTCAAGGCGGCCCGCGCTGCGTTTACACACCCGGACGCCGAGTATGAGCCACAGCCCGGAAACAATGGAGAGCGGCAGCGGGTAGTCAGGTTGAAGTCGCCAACGCAAAGACACGATGGAGAGACGTCGTGAGTAGCCGCACGATTCACGACTGGCGGCCAAATGATCCCGACTTTTGGGACCAGACCGGCAAACCGATCGCGCAGCGCAATCTGATCTTTTCGATCTTCGCGGAGTTTCTTGGTTTTTCCGTGTGGCTGCTGTGGAGCGTGGTCGCCGTTAATCTTGAAGCCGCGGGTTTCGACTATTCAACCGAGCAGCTGTTCTGGCTGGTGTCGCTGCCGGCCCTGGTCGGTGCGACGTTACGCCTGCCGTATGGGGCGGCGGTGCCGATTTTCGGTGGGCGCAATTTCACCGTGTTCAGCGCCGCGGCGTTGCTGGTACCAACCATTGGCCTTGCTGTGCTCGTGCAGGACACGACCACGCCGTACTGGCTGATGCTGCTGATTGCGAGCACCGCGGGCCTGGGCGGTGGCAACTTCGCGGCCAGCATGGCGAATATCAGCTATTTCTATCCCGATTCGCAAAAAGGCTGGGCGCTGGGGCTCAACGCCGCTGGCGGCAACATCGGCGTGAGCTTCGTACAGCTGGTGGTGCCAGCGATCATCGGTCTGGGAATTCTCGGTCTGGGCACCGCCGCCGCTGGTAGCGCGCCGGAGCTGCAATGGGCGGGCTGGATGTGGGTGCCACTGATCGCCGCTGCCACCGCTTGCGCCTGGTTTTTCATGGACAATTTGACCGTGTCGCAAGCTTCCCTGCGCGAACAGTCTGTAATCCTCAGACGCTCGCATACATGGATAATCTCGTTTCTCTACATCGGTACATTCGGCTCCTTCATCGGCTATTCCGCCGCGCTGCCGCTGCTCATCAACCTGCAATTCCCGGAGTTGAATCCGTTGCAGTTCGCGTTTCTCGGGCCGCTGGTCGGCTCGGTAGCACGGCCGCTGGGCGGCTGGCTCAGTGACCGCTACGGAGGAACGACCGTCACTTTCTGGAATTTCCTGATCATGCTCGCCGCCACGCTGGGCGTCATCGCCGTGCTGAAAGGCGGCTCGTTCCCCGCGTTCCTGGCGATGTTCATGGTCTTGTTCGTCACCACCGGCATCGGTAACGGTTCCACATTTCGCATCGTGCCGACAGTGTTTCTGCGCGATCGGCTGGCCGAAGTGGTTGGCCAAAACGAGGCCGCGCAAGCCACCGCCGAACGTAGCGGGCGCTTCGAGGCCGCCGCGGTGCTGGCTTTCAGTTCAGCCATCGGCGCTTACGGCGGGTTCCTGATCCCGCAGGGCTTCAGTCGTTCGATTTCTGCCACCGGTGGACCTGAATTCGCGCTGGGTCTGTTCGCGGCATTCTACGTCGCGTGCATAGCGGTCACCTGGTGGTGCTACGTGCGTACCGCCGCCGACAGCGATCCCGCCGAGGCTGCCGTGGCGATGGCTGAAACCTGAGCCTGATTAGGGCTGGCGGCTGCGGACCGCGCCGACTCGCGGTGAGTCGGCGGACACCGTGCCGGTCGATCGGACGATCTATCGCTTTGATGCTGGTGTACGGGCCCACCTGGAAGGCGCTGATCCACGAGGAGTTTGGCGACGGCATCATGAGCGCGATCGACTTCGCGATGAGCCTGGAACGCCAGCCAGATCCCAAGGGCGACCGGGTGAAGGTCGTGATGAGCGGGAAGTTTCTGCCGTACAAAACATACTGATCGAGAATTCTAGACATGCTCATTTCCCCACGCCCGCAAGACCGAGTCATCTTAAGCATCTGCCTGACCGCCGTCGCCGCACCCGCGCCGGCTGTGGCCGACGACTTGTGGGGCGCTTTGAGCGGCGGCAAGGTGGATTTCTACCTGCGGTATCGCTTCGAGCACGTCGAAGACGACCAGTTGCCCGCCGTGCGGGACGCAAACGCCAATACGTTGCGCACGGCCCTTGGCTATACGACCGGGCTGTTTTATGGATTCGCCGGCCGCTTGCAGTTCGAGGACGTGCGCGCAATCGGCAACGATCTTTACAATGACGGCGGTACGAACGGCATCATGGATCGCGCGACGGTGGTTGACCCCGAGGGCACTGAAATCAATCAGGCGTATCTGAGCTTCGCGGGGTTGCCCAACAGCGAGTTCCGCGCCGGTCGCCAGGAAATCACGCACCGCGAAGATCCGCTGCATCGATTTTTGGGCAACATTCTGTGGCGGCAGAACTGGCAGAGCTTCGACGCCGCGCGTTTCACCAGCGAGCCGCTGCCAGACGCCAGTATCGACTACTCGTACATCTGGAACGTCAACCGTATCTTCGGCGAAGACAATCCGTTGCCCGATCGCGCAGATTTCCGCATGGACAGCCACGCGCTCAAGCTCAACTACGACGGGCTTGAATGGGCCGCGCTGGAGACTTACGGGTATCTGCTCGACTTCGAGAGCGAGGCTTCAAAATTCCTCTCCACCGCGACCTACGGCGGGCGCGTGCAGGGCGAGCCGGGACTCGGCGACACCGGCGCAAGCCTCCTTTACACGGCGGAGTTCGCGAATCAGAAAGATTACGGCGACAACCTCAACGACATCGACGTGAACTATTATCTGGGTGAACTTGGCATAGGCCAGGCCTTCGACAGCGCCGCGCTGGCCTCGCTGGAGTTCAAAGCGAGCTACGAAGTACTGGAAGGCGACGGCGCAAATGCGTTTCAGACACCGCTCGGCACCAATCATGCCTTCCAGGGCTGGGCGGATCGCTTCCTCATCACGCCGTCCGATGGCGTCGAGGATTTGTACGGCACCTTAACCGCCTCGATCTATGACGCGAAGGTCATGCTCGTGTATCACGATCTAGCGGCCGAAAACAGCAACTACGACTACGGCACGGAGTGGGACGTGGCGCTCTCCAGGACATTCTGGGAGCACTACACATTCGGGCTCAAATACGCCGCCTATAGCGCCGATGACAACGCGCTCAACCTCGCGCGCAATGGCGTGGCCAGCGACGGCAAGCAGGCCTTTGACCTGGACAAGGCGTGGGCGTGGGTAGAGATCGATTTTTAGCAACTCTCTGGCCCGAGCCGTCGAGAGACCGCACGGCCGGCTCGCGCGGGCATCCCTTTTCGCCCGGCACTGTGACGGGGGCACAGTTCAGTGACGCCTGCTTGACGGAGAATGACGCATTGCCACCACAAGGAACGGTGTATGCGTCGCCCCTCACTCGCTTTATACGAAAGTTTATCCAGACTGCTGTCCCGCTCCTATGCCGGCAAGCTGCTGGCTGTGGCGCTGGTGGGCGGCAGCGTGCCGCTGATCGCCGTGCTGATTTATGTGCATTGCGTGTATGCGATGGAAGGCATCCTGTGGGAGATACTCATCGTCGCGACGCTCAGCATGATCGTTGGGACGGTGCTTACCGCGTACGGCATTTATGGTCTGATGGCCCCGATAGCGGTATCTACACTGGCGCTGCGTGTATACGTGGACGAAAGCCATTTGCCGTCGCTGCCCACCGGCCACCGTGATCTAGCAGGCAGGCTGATGAGCGAAACGCAACGCACCATCGAACTACTGGAGGAACGCAAGCGCTCGCTCACCGCCAAGGCCATGTACGACTTTCTTACCGGCGCATTCAATCGCCGCTCCGGCGCGGAGCGGCTGCAAACAGACACCGAGCGCGCGGGGCGCAATGGCGGCGGCTACACCTTGGCATTTATCGACCTGGACAATTTAAAGCAGCTCAACGACCAGCACGGTCATCACTTCGGCGATCTGTGTCTGATTCGTCTGGTCGACACCATCCGCGCGGACATGCGCAAGGGCGACTGGATCGCGCGCTGGGGCGGCGACGAATTCGTGTTGTTGCTATGGGACGTAAATGCGGACGCCGCGGCCGAAGTGCTGGTGCGTCTGGGTAACGCCTTTACCAAAGAACCGCTGACCACGGAGACAGGAGAACGGGTGTCCCTGCGCATGAGCGCCGGCGCATGCCAACATCAGCTCGGATGGCAGGGCGACACGGTGCTGAGGTATGCTGACGCGGCGCTGTTCGAGGCCAAGCGCAACGGCGGAGGCGGTGTGGTCACGTCCGATGGCAGCCGTTATACACACTGGCCATCGGAAAGACCACCGGCAAGTTAAGGGCCTCTGAACCATTCGCCGCAATCCTTTGTGCGAGCGGCCTCGAGCCAGACAAGGTGGATAACGCCCGCCGCCCCGTTCGACAAGCACTCGCAAGCTCGGACCCGGATTTCCAGAATTGCTGAAGTGTCGCCACGGATGGCTACGCGTCGCCTGGATTCGGCGCCATGCGTCCGCGTACTTGCCAGGCTTGATCCACCTTACAAAAG includes:
- a CDS encoding NirA family protein, with product MSDDDFSEAQKKYLQGVTAGLHIARGIPGLSGGKKLSPDEIHVQARIRTQAEGGELCGQELAKAEKNPLDLWDEMQASAVKGVYPKGDDVFLYKSSGLFYVAPNQNSYMCRLRMPNGIFTSHHVRGTADLAETYGGGYTHVTTRANLQIREIGARDPINVLMGLQDLGIINRGAGADNIRNITGSPLAGIDPQELIDTRPLARQMHHYIINHRELYGLPRKFNIAFDGGGRISALEGTNDIGFAAVRPKADSPLPQKPYFRLLLGGITGHEDFARDTGVMLKPDECVAVAAAVLRVFIANGDRTDREKARLKYLIDRWGFDKFMAETQKHLPFTLRRFPRQRCEPRAQVHKHGHIGTHPQRQKDKHYIGVVLPVGKLSCEQMHGLARLSDQYGDGLIRCTVWQNVVLADIASGDVESVQKEIVKLGLDHSASSVRAGLVACTGSFGCRFANADTKTHAMAIAEHLEGKLELGQPVNIHVTGCDNSCAQHYIGDIGLLGCRVDTGGDETVDGYHVYLGGGYEHEEGIARELRQNVPADEIPVYLEAVLRAYLEHRKSADESFVAFVRRHGIAELEEMLNKTQAEAA
- a CDS encoding sulfite reductase subunit alpha encodes the protein MNAQVDLIPEGAPFETEQRAWLNGLISALAGWEGSLGGAASQEKPKESFPWHDPNMKMDERMGLAEGKPYERRLMAAMAQLDCGQCGYLCKTYAEAIAFNGEDLNRCVPGAKETERKLKELTAEENAAKSSAEGGADTKPAAPKPKAKGPLGSRDNPYRASLHSSTPMNKEGSTRDTRHVVIELGDSGIEYRPGDSMGIYPENDPKIVDAILEELKVSGGETVEAPSGENNLLRQVLLKELDITKPSDDCLACLAEAASDADEAEDLAILARSGAEEGQGLLELLRVYPSARPELHPLVKSLDKLQPRLYSISSSPREYPTQIHTTVAVLKTAIYGRGYKGVASTFLAKRLSRGGEVPIYLQPTEGFRLSEDTDAPAIMIGPGTGIAPFLAFLQEREARGDAGRNWLFFGNPKSSTDYIYQESMEAWRKSGLLARLTLAFSRDQEDKVYVQNRMLEMAEEFWLWLEAGAVIYVCGDAERMAKDVDKALHRIVAEQGVLGEQKAAAYVKRLSEQGRYLRDVY
- a CDS encoding MFS transporter — encoded protein: MSSRTIHDWRPNDPDFWDQTGKPIAQRNLIFSIFAEFLGFSVWLLWSVVAVNLEAAGFDYSTEQLFWLVSLPALVGATLRLPYGAAVPIFGGRNFTVFSAAALLVPTIGLAVLVQDTTTPYWLMLLIASTAGLGGGNFAASMANISYFYPDSQKGWALGLNAAGGNIGVSFVQLVVPAIIGLGILGLGTAAAGSAPELQWAGWMWVPLIAAATACAWFFMDNLTVSQASLREQSVILRRSHTWIISFLYIGTFGSFIGYSAALPLLINLQFPELNPLQFAFLGPLVGSVARPLGGWLSDRYGGTTVTFWNFLIMLAATLGVIAVLKGGSFPAFLAMFMVLFVTTGIGNGSTFRIVPTVFLRDRLAEVVGQNEAAQATAERSGRFEAAAVLAFSSAIGAYGGFLIPQGFSRSISATGGPEFALGLFAAFYVACIAVTWWCYVRTAADSDPAEAAVAMAET
- a CDS encoding GGDEF domain-containing protein; its protein translation is MRRPSLALYESLSRLLSRSYAGKLLAVALVGGSVPLIAVLIYVHCVYAMEGILWEILIVATLSMIVGTVLTAYGIYGLMAPIAVSTLALRVYVDESHLPSLPTGHRDLAGRLMSETQRTIELLEERKRSLTAKAMYDFLTGAFNRRSGAERLQTDTERAGRNGGGYTLAFIDLDNLKQLNDQHGHHFGDLCLIRLVDTIRADMRKGDWIARWGGDEFVLLLWDVNADAAAEVLVRLGNAFTKEPLTTETGERVSLRMSAGACQHQLGWQGDTVLRYADAALFEAKRNGGGGVVTSDGSRYTHWPSERPPAS